One stretch of Daphnia pulicaria isolate SC F1-1A chromosome 6, SC_F0-13Bv2, whole genome shotgun sequence DNA includes these proteins:
- the LOC124342209 gene encoding rhodopsin, G0-coupled-like, with protein MAIFANSSTSAGGSGDTSANFSAGAVLLRFILDLVKEQRHQSETLIGRDQVIATNTSATPDFDQEWMAQHLLMPIWAYQLAAAYLIFISVLGLFMNIVVVLVIVNDPQKSPLNWMLLNLACSDGMIAGFGTPISAAAALQYNWPFSDELCVAYAMIMSTAGIGSITTLTALALWRCQLVVYCPANRSGAFANHHSGGGGGSAKLGRVQAAVLLTLIWSYALAVTCPPLFGWGRYDREAAHISEVDGTD; from the exons ATGGCCATTTTCGCCAATTCCAGCACAAGCGCCGGCGGCAGCGGCGACACTTCCGCCAATTTCTCTGCCGGGGCCGTTCTCTTGCGATTCATCCTGGATCTGGTCAAAGAACAGCGCCATCAAAGTGAAACTTTGATCGGTCGTGATCAAGTCATTGCGACCAACACTTCCGCAACTCCAGATTTCGACCAGGAATGGATGGCCCAGCATTTGCTGATGCCCATCTGGGCCTACCAGTTGGCCGCCGCCTATCTGATCTTCATCAGCGTCCTCGGTCTCTTCATGAACATTGTCGTCGTCCTCGTCATCGTCAACGACCCTCAG AAGTCGCCGCTGAATTGGATGTTGCTCAACTTGGCCTGTTCCGACGGAATGATTGCCGGATTTGG GACGCCCATCTCGGCAGCTGCTGCTCTGCAATATAATTGGCCCTTTAGCGATGAATTGTGCGTCGCCTACGCCATGATCATGTCCACTGCAG GAATCGGATCGATTACGACATTGACGGCACTGGCCTTGTGGCGATGTCAACTGGTCGTGTACTGCCCAGCCAACCGGAGCGGGGCGTTCGCCAATCAccacagcggcggcggcggcggcagcgccAAACTGGGCCGGGTTCAGGCCGCCGTTTTGCTGACTCTCATCTGGTCCTATGCGTTGGCCGTCACTTGCCCGCCGCTGTTCGGCTGGGGACGCTACGACCGAGAAGCCGCCCACATCAG TGAAGTTGACGGAACCGACTGa